DNA sequence from the Parasphaerochaeta coccoides DSM 17374 genome:
CCGCTTCAGGCAGGGCAAGCTGGAAGAAACCGCTTCCTCCGTCTTCATCAATTCTTTCATGTCGGGCACAGTAGACCGGCTCTGTCGGTACTTTGAACGGCAGTTTGACAATGATGACCAGCCGCAACGTATCACCTGGAGCATCGACGCCTTCCCAGAAACTGTCCGTGGCAAAAAGGCAACTGTCCGCATCCTCCTTGAATTCCTGGAGCAAAGTATATCTGTCTGCGTCACCTTGGCAGGCGACATGCAGGTCGTTCTTTGCAAAAACCGGAACCAGCCTGCTGTAAATATCCTGGAGCATGACATATGAAGTGAATAGAACCAACGCGCCACCTCCCGCGGCAAGGATAGCTTCTCCGACAGTTTTCGTGACATAATCCAGATACTCCTCACTGTTTTTCCCGGAAAATTCGGGAGAATCCATCGGCGTAAGAAGCATGAGATTATGCTTATAATCGAAAGGGCTATCGAACTTGGTACGGAGATATGGCTTGCCTGGTACTGGCAGCCCCGCACGGGAAGACCAGAAAGTAAAATCATCCTGCAAATCGAGGGTTGCGGAGGTACATACCACTGTGGAAAGTTTTTCGTAAAGTGCTTCCCTGAGTATTTCCGAGACATTCAGCGGAGTTATCTTCACATGTACTCCTCCTGCCTGGTTCTTCCGTGCATCATATTCCATCTCAAGCCAATGGATATCATCTCCCCACCCCGACAATTCCGCAAAGCGTCCAAGAACATCTGTCTGCGATACAAGGCGGCGCATGTATACCTCGAACTTGGTAAGGAAATGCTGGAATTCCTGCGGCGCAGTATTCTGTTCCATCACTTTCTTGCATGCACCGTCCAAACGGGAACCGCATGCCGCTATTTCCTTTGCCAGTGTAAAGAAGGGTTCAAGGATATCCTGATGAGTCTTTTTCAATAGTATGGAAGATGTATCCCTTGCCCGCATGAAAGCCATCAGAAAATCATCCGCAGCGTCAATTTTTTCCCTGAGCATGGCAATCTGGTCAAGGATCTTGTCCGGCAGGTCTTTCTCCGGCATGTAAGGAGCCAAGGTTTCAATCAAGTTGGTTTTTCGTGCCCCGGCGCTTTGTCGTGAGAGCCGGGTAATGAGGCGGATGACAGTCGAACGTGAATAGTCATCAGTGAAAAAATCAGTTGCATTTCTCTCAATGTTGTGCGCCTCATCTATGACCAGACGATGAAAAGGGGGCAAAAGAGCTTCCTCATCATAAGATTCATCTCCATCAAGCCGTATGCGTGAGTCAGTGAAAAGGATGTGATGATTGACAATGAGCAACTGGGAATCAAAGGCATGCTTGCGTGCCTTGAGAAAATGACATTCCTGGGAATGTGGGCATTTGTAGCCCAGGCACAAGTCTCCGTCCGCGCAGACATCGCTCCACAACTCCCCGTCAAGACGTCCCGGATAATCCGACCTGAGTCCTGTCTCGGTATCACGCGCCCACGCTTTCATCTTTCCTATGTCCGTCAACGGATCGAGGGCGAGCAGTGGTGTCTCTGAAATTCTTTCGGCAAGACGGTAGAGGCAGACATACTGGGATATACCCACTACCAAGGCAACTGATTTCTTCATTCCCATAGCTGAAAAAAGCGCGGGAATATCTTTTTCAAGAAGCTGTCGCTGGAGATTGATGGTCGCCGTCGCTATCACCGTCCTGTCTTCCGGGACATCGTCCAAGTTGAGCAACACCGGGACAAGATATGCGAAGGACTTCCCGATGCCGGTACCAGCTTCCGCGGCTGCGATAGCATCATGTTCAATGGCTTCCCTGACCAGGTCGCTCATCATGAGTTGTGCTTCCCTGTATTCGTATCCGGGAAACTGAGAATTGAGAACGCCTCCTACATCAAAGACGTCATATATATCACTCTTTTTCAATCTGGTATTCCTGGAGCTTCCTGTGCAATGTCTTTCTTCCAATCCCAAGGACTTCCGCTGCTTTCGACTTATTCCCGCCATTGCGGGCGATTGTGTTCACTATCAGTTCTTTCTCGGCTTCCGCCAGGGTTATCCCTACCGGCAGGGTAATCCGCACGTCAGTTTCCGCATTAGCTACAATAGGTGGCAGGTCTTCTACTTCTATGACCGTACCACGTGACATGACGACGGCACTCTCCACACAGTTACGCAGCTCCCGT
Encoded proteins:
- a CDS encoding ATP-dependent DNA helicase gives rise to the protein MKKSDIYDVFDVGGVLNSQFPGYEYREAQLMMSDLVREAIEHDAIAAAEAGTGIGKSFAYLVPVLLNLDDVPEDRTVIATATINLQRQLLEKDIPALFSAMGMKKSVALVVGISQYVCLYRLAERISETPLLALDPLTDIGKMKAWARDTETGLRSDYPGRLDGELWSDVCADGDLCLGYKCPHSQECHFLKARKHAFDSQLLIVNHHILFTDSRIRLDGDESYDEEALLPPFHRLVIDEAHNIERNATDFFTDDYSRSTVIRLITRLSRQSAGARKTNLIETLAPYMPEKDLPDKILDQIAMLREKIDAADDFLMAFMRARDTSSILLKKTHQDILEPFFTLAKEIAACGSRLDGACKKVMEQNTAPQEFQHFLTKFEVYMRRLVSQTDVLGRFAELSGWGDDIHWLEMEYDARKNQAGGVHVKITPLNVSEILREALYEKLSTVVCTSATLDLQDDFTFWSSRAGLPVPGKPYLRTKFDSPFDYKHNLMLLTPMDSPEFSGKNSEEYLDYVTKTVGEAILAAGGGALVLFTSYVMLQDIYSRLVPVFAKNDLHVACQGDADRYTLLQEFKEDADSCLFATDSFWEGVDAPGDTLRLVIIVKLPFKVPTEPVYCARHERIDEDGGSGFFQLALPEAAMKLKQGFGRLLRTTEDRGIVLILDSRIVRKSYGSWMLNALPESHHPETLAENIPGKIETFLFG